A single Phragmites australis chromosome 4, lpPhrAust1.1, whole genome shotgun sequence DNA region contains:
- the LOC133916200 gene encoding ABSCISIC ACID-INSENSITIVE 5-like protein 2, which produces MGAKAMSSHGIGAGGGGPLSQQGSVCSLTFSEVDGQLSIAAADKRTVDEVWRDIQGAGVCPRSQMTLEDFLSRAGAPADAAYTGARSWAQQYQPAPAQLDHHQHYPMPRPLGMGAGPVLDALYHESHEGGAAAGRKRAVGAEGGVVERSTVERRKKRMIKNRESAARSRARKQAYTNELENKISRLEEENERLRRHKAPEPVVQYVPQLEIKNQLRRTNSANF; this is translated from the exons ATGGGAGCCAAGGCAATGTCGTCCCACGGGAtcggggccggcggcggcgggccccTCTCGCAGCAGGGCTCAGTGTGCAGCCTCACGTTCAGCGAGGTGGACGGCCAGCTCTCGATCGCGGCCGCGGACAAGAGGACGGTGGACGAGGTGTGGCGGGACATCCAGGGCGCCGGTGTCTGCCCGCGGTCCCAGATGACGCTGGAGGACTTCCTGTCCAGGGCCGGTGCGCCCGCCGACGCCGCGTACACCGGCGCGCGCAGCTGGGCGCAGCAGTACCAGCCGGCTCCTGCGCAGCTggaccaccaccagcactaccCCATGCCGCGGCCGCTCGGCATGGGCGCCGGGCCGGTGCTCGACGCGCTGTACCACGAGAGCCAcgagggcggcgcggcggccggaCGGAAGCGGGCTGTAGGCGCCGAGGGCGGCGTGGTGGAGAGGTCGACGGTGGAGCGGCGTAAGAAGCGGATGATCAAGAACCGCGAGTCGGCGGCGAGGTCGCGCGCGCGGAAGCAG GCGTACACGAACGAGCTGGAGAACAAGATCTCGCgtctggaggaggagaacgagCGGCTCAGGAGGCACAAG GCACCGGAGCCGGTAGTGCAGTATGTGCCGCAACTGGAGATAAAGAACCAGCTCCGGCGGACTAACTCGGCCAACTTCTGA